One region of Tumebacillus amylolyticus genomic DNA includes:
- a CDS encoding DNA double-strand break repair nuclease NurA has translation MSTGIFTLAEQLQGLNRNLHNQRRDRVSNTKLRAALETSVGEFRQARRLSGPETEAIFSGRPLVGVDGSVNQVGGNYPYTVHLFKSLAKSTMPGRNGETAVERVEMISPLLPDNLREIRNFLEERRHEIRVNEGLDDTERVNDLAEQQAYFMLADQRMVEMELKVAMEAIERFSPHLVLMDGGFSRLKGKGGELWDQFEDLALTMGSVVVGVIEEVGSYRLQSRLGEDVLNGFVHRHDREILFGTLNQGEWLKTSLDRPIKNEFYTVFTRLSDLPQAGACDFLREQADAVEDVIDFIYTITPNKSRGIPLWLDVVDAEVRLTKKQIDLIVKTNVDVENIESFLRPQRDRRDF, from the coding sequence ATGAGCACTGGGATCTTCACGCTGGCGGAGCAGTTGCAAGGGCTGAACCGCAATTTGCACAACCAGCGCCGCGACCGCGTTTCGAACACGAAGTTGCGGGCGGCGCTTGAGACCTCCGTCGGGGAGTTTCGCCAAGCGCGGCGCCTGTCGGGCCCTGAGACCGAGGCGATTTTTTCCGGACGTCCGCTTGTCGGTGTGGATGGCTCGGTGAACCAAGTCGGGGGCAACTACCCGTATACGGTGCATCTGTTTAAGTCGTTGGCGAAATCGACGATGCCGGGGCGAAACGGCGAAACTGCCGTGGAGCGGGTCGAGATGATCTCACCGCTTCTGCCGGACAACCTGCGGGAGATTCGGAACTTCCTCGAAGAACGCCGCCATGAGATTCGGGTGAACGAGGGGCTTGACGATACAGAGCGCGTAAACGACCTCGCCGAACAGCAAGCCTATTTCATGCTCGCCGATCAACGGATGGTCGAGATGGAATTAAAAGTGGCGATGGAGGCCATCGAGCGTTTTTCCCCGCATCTGGTGTTGATGGACGGTGGTTTTTCGCGGTTGAAAGGCAAGGGTGGCGAGTTGTGGGATCAGTTCGAAGATCTCGCGTTGACGATGGGTTCGGTGGTCGTCGGTGTCATTGAGGAAGTCGGCTCCTACCGCTTGCAATCGCGACTTGGAGAAGACGTGCTGAACGGGTTCGTGCATCGCCATGACCGGGAGATTCTCTTCGGCACGCTCAACCAGGGCGAATGGTTGAAAACTTCCCTCGACCGCCCGATCAAAAACGAGTTCTACACCGTCTTCACCCGCCTCTCCGACTTGCCGCAAGCGGGCGCGTGTGACTTTTTGCGTGAACAGGCGGATGCGGTGGAAGATGTGATCGATTTCATCTACACGATTACGCCGAACAAGTCGCGGGGGATTCCGCTCTGGCTCGATGTGGTCGATGCGGAAGTGCGGCTGACCAAGAAGCAGATCGACTTGATTGTGAAGACCAACGTGGACGTGGAGAACATCGAGTCGTTTCTGCGGCCGCAGCGGGATAGGAGGGACTTCTAA
- a CDS encoding ATP-binding protein encodes MQIVGQTTQLEAWVASRTRKFHINEILIIEDPDHRNPKAEVIETRTFNRYIPLASEQSNLVDTSVLEGLRSVGFDIEDEEIHLAKLRLIEELPTPIRVGAQARVPSFAEVEDLLIKRKPHEGLTLGVIQGSREIAKDMPESLQHVALLFDKENGVGEQGGVPFVFDYKSMDQYPHIGIFGGSGSGKSFGLRVLLEELMLKQVPAVVFDPHFELTFDQEFPDLPEDFRQTFKKRFVTLDAGEDIGVEFSELIADDIVSLLRASSGSITDAMETAIKVLHKKADSFLTYSTRMANLAEALDNEKEIREQSRDEYLNPADRERVTLLHDLLVKYKDKVGGFSGTLRSVLRRLTRLEMEGVFTSAGTKKVEEAFAKRQLVVIRGSMYFLNVFAFYVVRKLYRKRRDYRDSIQKGRPVEEKFPPFVIITDEAHNFAPKGDIPAPAKGVLKEIAQEGRKYGVFLVFATQRPALLDDTITAQLSTKMVFRTVRSVDIAVIKEETDITAEEAARLPYLSSGTAFISSAITGRTTAVRIRVSKTTSPHFKNPFEELEEGFAEQDAKVWEAVLPSLPIDASNLNAYLTEIGRKVGRLLSFDELEKTLEDFVDQGKLMKVSTPFGARYSKA; translated from the coding sequence ATGCAAATCGTTGGACAGACGACCCAACTGGAAGCTTGGGTGGCGTCGCGTACGCGCAAGTTTCACATAAACGAAATTTTGATCATCGAAGACCCTGACCACCGGAACCCCAAGGCGGAAGTCATTGAGACGCGGACGTTTAACCGCTACATTCCGCTGGCGTCTGAGCAGAGCAACCTCGTGGATACATCGGTGCTGGAAGGCTTGCGTTCGGTGGGGTTTGATATTGAGGACGAAGAAATTCACCTCGCGAAACTGCGCTTGATCGAAGAACTGCCGACCCCGATTCGAGTCGGGGCGCAGGCGCGGGTGCCGTCTTTTGCCGAGGTGGAAGACCTGCTTATTAAAAGGAAGCCCCACGAAGGCCTGACGCTCGGCGTGATCCAAGGATCGCGTGAGATTGCCAAAGACATGCCGGAGTCGTTGCAGCACGTGGCGCTGTTGTTTGACAAGGAAAACGGCGTCGGCGAGCAAGGCGGCGTGCCGTTTGTGTTCGATTATAAGTCGATGGACCAATACCCGCACATCGGGATCTTCGGCGGTTCGGGGTCGGGGAAATCGTTCGGTCTGCGGGTGTTGCTGGAGGAATTGATGCTCAAGCAAGTGCCGGCGGTTGTGTTCGACCCGCACTTTGAGCTGACGTTCGACCAAGAGTTCCCCGATCTGCCGGAGGACTTCCGCCAGACTTTCAAAAAGCGTTTCGTGACGCTCGACGCCGGGGAGGACATCGGGGTTGAGTTTTCGGAGTTGATTGCCGACGACATCGTCTCGCTCTTGCGGGCCTCGTCGGGCAGCATCACCGACGCGATGGAGACGGCGATCAAAGTTCTGCACAAAAAAGCGGACAGTTTCCTGACCTACTCCACCCGCATGGCGAACCTCGCCGAAGCGCTCGACAATGAAAAGGAAATTCGCGAGCAGTCCCGAGACGAATACCTGAACCCGGCTGACCGGGAACGAGTGACGCTCCTGCACGACTTGCTCGTCAAATACAAGGACAAAGTAGGCGGCTTCTCCGGAACTCTGCGTTCCGTCCTGCGCCGTTTGACGCGCTTGGAGATGGAGGGCGTGTTCACGAGTGCGGGGACCAAGAAAGTCGAAGAAGCGTTTGCAAAAAGGCAACTGGTCGTCATCCGCGGTTCGATGTACTTCCTGAACGTATTCGCCTTCTACGTCGTGCGCAAACTCTACCGCAAGCGCCGCGACTACCGCGACTCGATTCAAAAAGGCCGCCCCGTCGAAGAAAAGTTCCCGCCGTTCGTCATCATCACCGACGAAGCTCACAACTTCGCGCCCAAGGGCGACATCCCCGCTCCGGCGAAGGGTGTCCTGAAGGAGATCGCGCAAGAAGGGCGGAAGTACGGGGTCTTCCTCGTCTTCGCCACGCAGCGACCGGCGTTGCTGGACGACACGATTACCGCACAGCTTTCGACCAAAATGGTCTTCCGCACGGTGCGTTCTGTGGATATCGCAGTTATTAAGGAAGAGACGGACATCACCGCCGAGGAAGCGGCACGACTCCCATACTTGTCGTCGGGTACCGCCTTCATTTCGTCTGCGATTACGGGCCGCACGACCGCCGTTCGCATCCGCGTTTCAAAAACCACATCGCCCCACTTCAAAAACCCGTTCGAAGAGCTCGAAGAAGGGTTCGCCGAACAAGACGCCAAAGTCTGGGAAGCCGTCCTGCCCTCACTGCCCATCGACGCCTCGAACCTCAACGCCTACCTCACCGAAATCGGGCGCAAAGTCGGGCGTCTGCTCTCCTTCGACGAGTTGGAGAAAACCTTGGAAGACTTCGTGGACCAAGGCAAGCTCATGAAAGTCAGCACCCCGTTTGGGGCGCGGTACAGCAAAGCCTAA